In a genomic window of Croceibacterium sp. TMG7-5b_MA50:
- a CDS encoding LacI family DNA-binding transcriptional regulator gives MSKGQPTINDVARVAGVSKKTVSRVINASPLLRTDTRERVNQAIAELGYVPNPQARALALRRNFLIGLLHDNPNAQTVLNVQEGVLDVIRDTDFALVVRPVDRHSPTLVDDCRRFIERQRLYGVLFLPPISENDDLARMCQQVGCGYVRMGSAQLDESAHMVGSNDQEAVAAAVDHLVAEGHRRIALILGPQGFRSAHERAIGFREAMARHGLPVPGEYVAPGNYRFDSGVLAAQQLLGVDQPPTAIFCSNDEMAAGALHAAQRRGLEVPGDLSLIGFDDSPIAKHIWPPMTTVRWPITLMARAAAVKLIQPDRAADEPSRFPADLVQRASVQPPVPGGPAG, from the coding sequence ATGAGCAAGGGTCAGCCGACAATCAATGACGTTGCGCGGGTCGCCGGCGTGTCCAAGAAGACGGTCAGCCGCGTCATCAACGCCTCCCCCCTGCTGCGTACCGACACGCGGGAGCGGGTGAACCAGGCCATTGCCGAGCTGGGCTACGTCCCCAATCCGCAGGCGCGCGCACTGGCGCTCCGGCGCAATTTCCTGATCGGACTGCTGCACGACAATCCCAATGCGCAGACGGTGCTGAACGTGCAGGAAGGCGTGCTCGACGTGATCCGCGACACCGATTTTGCGCTGGTCGTGCGCCCGGTCGATCGCCACTCGCCGACGCTGGTGGACGATTGCCGCCGCTTTATCGAGCGCCAGCGGCTGTATGGCGTGCTGTTCCTGCCGCCGATCAGCGAGAATGACGATCTTGCCCGCATGTGCCAGCAGGTCGGCTGCGGCTACGTCCGGATGGGCTCAGCCCAGCTGGACGAAAGCGCGCACATGGTCGGCTCCAACGATCAGGAGGCCGTCGCCGCCGCAGTCGATCATCTGGTTGCGGAGGGGCATCGCCGCATCGCGCTGATCCTGGGGCCGCAAGGCTTCCGGTCCGCGCATGAACGCGCAATTGGCTTTCGCGAGGCGATGGCCCGCCACGGTCTGCCGGTCCCCGGCGAATACGTCGCACCGGGCAATTACCGATTCGATTCCGGCGTGCTCGCCGCGCAGCAATTGCTGGGCGTCGATCAGCCGCCGACCGCCATCTTCTGCTCAAACGACGAAATGGCGGCGGGCGCCCTCCATGCTGCCCAGCGTCGAGGGTTGGAGGTGCCGGGCGACCTGTCGCTGATCGGTTTTGACGATTCCCCGATCGCCAAGCATATCTGGCCGCCGATGACGACGGTGCGCTGGCCCATCACGCTGATGGCGCGGGCCGCCGCGGTGAAGCTGATCCAGCCCGACCGGGCAGCGGACGAGCCGAGCCGCTTCCCCGCCGATCTGGTGCAGCGCGCCTCCGTCCAGCCGCCCGTTCCGGGCGGTCCGGCGGGTTGA
- the kduD gene encoding 2-dehydro-3-deoxy-D-gluconate 5-dehydrogenase KduD, which yields MMALFDLTGRVALVTGANTGIGQGIALALAAAGADIAAVGRSAAEETAAKVRSMGRRCELVGADLSSTAPVAGVVDTVASKFGRIDILVNNAGIIRRADSLDFTEADWDAVMDTNLKVLFFLCQAAARHMTGWASQTGERGKIINVASLLSFQGGIRVPSYTASKSGVAGLTKLLANEWAAKGINVNAIAPGYIATNNTAALQADETRNRQILERIPEGRWGAPEDIGGAAVFLGSKAADYVQGQVLAVDGGWMGR from the coding sequence ATTATGGCTTTGTTTGACCTGACCGGCCGCGTGGCGCTGGTCACCGGTGCCAATACGGGCATTGGGCAAGGCATCGCGCTGGCGCTCGCCGCCGCCGGGGCCGACATCGCCGCCGTCGGCCGCAGCGCGGCGGAGGAAACAGCCGCCAAGGTGCGTTCGATGGGCCGCCGGTGCGAACTGGTCGGCGCCGACCTCAGCTCCACCGCCCCGGTCGCGGGCGTGGTCGACACGGTGGCGTCGAAGTTCGGCCGCATCGACATCCTGGTCAACAATGCCGGCATCATCCGCCGCGCGGACTCGCTGGACTTCACCGAAGCCGATTGGGACGCGGTCATGGACACCAACCTGAAGGTGCTGTTCTTCCTGTGCCAGGCGGCGGCGCGCCACATGACCGGCTGGGCCAGCCAGACGGGCGAGCGTGGCAAGATCATCAACGTCGCCAGCCTGCTGTCCTTCCAGGGCGGCATCCGAGTCCCCAGCTACACCGCCAGCAAGAGCGGCGTGGCCGGCCTGACCAAGCTGCTGGCGAACGAGTGGGCGGCCAAGGGCATCAACGTCAATGCCATCGCCCCCGGCTACATCGCCACCAACAACACCGCCGCGCTGCAGGCGGACGAGACGCGCAACCGGCAGATCCTGGAACGTATCCCCGAAGGGCGCTGGGGCGCGCCGGAGGACATCGGCGGCGCCGCCGTGTTCCTGGGCAGCAAGGCGGCCGATTACGTGCAGGGTCAGGTCCTGGCGGTCGATGGCGGCTGGATGGGCCGGTGA